Proteins from one Chitinophaga oryzae genomic window:
- a CDS encoding sugar phosphate isomerase/epimerase family protein has protein sequence MQISLKSRLLAAGRALPAALMLLSGALFQLACNGSPATNAHTDSTTSSRNTAPPPKWETGIALYSFNRHSFTAALDKVDSAGVRYVEGFSFYMLGKAFNDSTMAALSPAGISRMRKMLEDKGISMASIYADAHNMEEWRKYFDMAKALGAQYLTCEPAKDQWDVADSLAGVYGIRIAIHEHARGSSAYWHPDSVLAALEGHPNFGVCADLGHWARSGLKPEDCLKKLKGHILGVHLKDIDSFNNLNAEDVMVGTGVINFAAVVHELKSQGFNGMIYVECEHKMENNLEDVIQSINYFNKL, from the coding sequence ATGCAAATTTCGTTGAAATCCAGGCTTTTAGCCGCAGGCCGCGCCCTCCCGGCCGCTCTTATGTTACTGAGCGGCGCCCTGTTCCAGCTGGCCTGCAACGGCTCTCCGGCTACAAACGCCCATACCGACAGTACCACCAGCAGTCGAAACACCGCCCCTCCTCCCAAATGGGAAACGGGGATCGCCTTGTACTCCTTCAACCGGCATTCATTTACCGCCGCTCTTGATAAAGTGGACAGCGCCGGCGTCAGGTATGTTGAAGGGTTTTCCTTTTATATGCTGGGAAAAGCATTTAATGATTCCACGATGGCTGCCCTGTCCCCGGCAGGCATTTCCAGGATGCGAAAGATGCTGGAGGACAAAGGTATTTCCATGGCATCGATTTATGCAGACGCCCACAATATGGAGGAGTGGAGGAAATATTTCGATATGGCGAAGGCATTGGGCGCGCAGTATCTTACCTGCGAGCCGGCAAAGGACCAGTGGGACGTGGCCGATAGCCTGGCAGGCGTTTACGGCATCCGCATAGCCATCCATGAACACGCCCGGGGAAGCAGCGCGTATTGGCATCCCGACTCCGTGCTGGCAGCCCTGGAGGGCCATCCGAACTTCGGCGTTTGCGCCGATCTGGGGCATTGGGCAAGAAGTGGACTGAAACCTGAGGACTGTCTGAAAAAATTAAAGGGACATATCCTGGGGGTCCACCTCAAAGACATCGATTCATTCAACAACTTAAATGCCGAAGATGTAATGGTAGGTACCGGCGTGATCAATTTCGCCGCCGTGGTACACGAGCTGAAAAGCCAGGGATTCAACGGAATGATCTATGTGGAATGTGAACATAAAATGGAGAACAACCTGGAAGACGTGATACAATCGATCAACTATTTTAACAAACTATAA
- a CDS encoding peptide MFS transporter translates to MPNTSRPAAHPKGLYILFATEMWERFNYYGMRAVLILFMTKALLFSKVFAANLYGSYTGLIYLTPLLGGYIADRYWGNKRSIITGGIVMAAGEMILFISASLFHSYASASLSLFFCGLGCMIAGNGFFKPNISSLVGQLYPDGDKRKDTAYTIFYMGINTGGALGPIICGLAGDTGSPADFKWAFLAGGISMIISVIVQVVFHHRYVTSPEGNVLGLTPEQAPVKALQPAVIIGGLALFTLLMIGLLYLDAKVIGYLSWLMLAAVIFIAVTIFGDRTLSYMEKQRIKVIFIVSFFVIFFWAAFEQTGASLTFFTDEQTDRQLHLQIPVWSLQLLSAGLLYILYRLFRKTRRQLPQPADRLLRGTVYALLSLFAAGIAGVNAWLLLQHKSALLLEEIPPSLFLSLGSIYIVLFAPFFAWLWPRLGKYEPAAPVKMAIGLLLLSLGYLWIAMGVRDIAPGTKVSIAWITVTYALHAFGEFCLSPIGLSLVNKLSPLKFSSLLMAVWFLSTAAANKFAGVLSTLYPEKGETVSFLGYNIQTSYDFFLLFVVMAGVAALVLLMMSKWLSAMMAAPDKTNCQSKITTALS, encoded by the coding sequence ATGCCCAACACTTCCCGGCCGGCAGCGCATCCCAAAGGTCTTTATATCCTGTTTGCCACCGAGATGTGGGAGCGCTTCAACTACTACGGCATGCGCGCCGTACTGATCCTGTTCATGACCAAGGCCCTGCTATTCAGCAAAGTGTTTGCGGCCAATCTCTACGGCAGCTATACCGGCCTTATCTACCTCACGCCTTTGCTTGGAGGGTACATCGCCGACCGCTACTGGGGCAACAAACGCTCCATCATCACCGGCGGCATCGTGATGGCGGCAGGAGAAATGATCCTGTTTATCAGCGCTTCGCTGTTTCATAGCTATGCCTCCGCCTCGTTGTCATTGTTTTTTTGCGGCCTCGGCTGCATGATCGCCGGCAATGGGTTCTTTAAACCGAATATATCCTCCCTGGTAGGACAACTGTATCCCGACGGCGACAAACGTAAAGACACGGCCTATACCATTTTCTACATGGGCATCAATACCGGCGGAGCGCTCGGGCCGATCATATGCGGACTGGCAGGCGATACCGGCAGCCCGGCAGACTTTAAATGGGCGTTTCTGGCGGGAGGCATCAGCATGATCATCAGCGTCATTGTACAGGTGGTTTTCCATCACCGGTACGTGACATCGCCGGAAGGCAACGTGCTGGGACTGACACCGGAGCAGGCACCTGTGAAAGCGCTGCAGCCGGCCGTCATCATAGGCGGACTGGCACTCTTCACCCTGCTGATGATCGGCCTCCTATACCTCGATGCAAAAGTGATCGGTTACCTCTCCTGGCTGATGCTGGCAGCCGTCATATTCATTGCCGTCACGATCTTCGGGGACCGGACGCTCTCCTACATGGAAAAACAGCGGATCAAAGTCATTTTTATCGTGTCGTTTTTTGTGATCTTTTTCTGGGCGGCGTTCGAACAAACCGGCGCCTCGCTGACCTTTTTTACCGATGAACAAACCGACAGACAACTGCATCTGCAGATACCGGTATGGAGCCTGCAGCTGCTGTCCGCCGGGCTCCTGTATATACTGTACCGCCTTTTCCGGAAGACACGGAGACAGTTGCCGCAACCGGCAGACCGCCTGCTGCGCGGCACCGTATACGCGCTACTATCGCTCTTCGCGGCAGGGATTGCCGGCGTGAACGCCTGGCTGCTGCTGCAACATAAAAGCGCGCTGCTGCTGGAAGAGATACCGCCCAGCCTCTTTCTGTCACTCGGCTCCATCTACATCGTTTTGTTCGCCCCATTCTTCGCCTGGCTGTGGCCGCGGCTGGGGAAATACGAACCGGCCGCGCCGGTTAAGATGGCGATAGGGCTGTTATTACTGTCACTGGGCTATTTATGGATCGCCATGGGCGTGAGGGACATAGCACCCGGCACTAAAGTAAGTATCGCCTGGATCACAGTAACATACGCACTGCATGCGTTTGGCGAGTTTTGCCTGTCGCCGATAGGACTTTCGCTGGTCAATAAGCTATCTCCTCTTAAATTCTCGTCGCTGCTGATGGCCGTCTGGTTTTTGTCTACTGCAGCGGCCAACAAGTTCGCGGGCGTGTTAAGTACTTTATACCCTGAAAAGGGGGAAACCGTTAGTTTCCTGGGGTATAACATACAGACCTCCTACGACTTCTTCCTGCTTTTTGTGGTGATGGCCGGCGTAGCGGCGCTCGTCCTGCTGATGATGTCTAAATGGTTGTCCGCTATGATGGCGGCCCCGGATAAAACCAACTGCCAGAGTAAGATTACAACGGCATTATCATAA
- a CDS encoding GH36-type glycosyl hydrolase domain-containing protein produces MKRLFVATCLLMGTMAQAQTEKMELLSYPGRISATVPGKAALARQILADHRLDTVQERALRILTGFNAGTGYGEIWIRDFNTFINGSLKVRKPEDVKEALLLFFKVQGADGNIPDGVIKEKQANIGYQYAYSNLAPGWASHKNTVETDQESSLIQAVRKYIEATGDRAVLGEKIGDQTVFQRMEAALDFVLAERWSAKYGLVKGATTIDWGDVQPEKGWGVALNKETKWAIDIYDNAMFLSAIDDFMALKPAAVNVKKNWKEIAKGIRKNVRKHLWDNVAGKYIPHIYLDGSPFPETFDENKILYTGGTTCAILAGLHDKKEIRRINNQFLDAAEKEKFATIGMTVYPPYPVEVFPNMAAYVYQNAGDWTWFGGRMIPALINADMPAEAYAEIIPMLDRVIKNNGFYEWYDVQNGKASGSGDFRGEAGVLYDAVAALKKWAQQAK; encoded by the coding sequence ATGAAACGACTATTCGTAGCAACATGTTTGCTCATGGGCACCATGGCGCAGGCACAGACAGAAAAAATGGAACTGTTGTCCTATCCCGGCAGGATATCGGCGACAGTACCGGGCAAAGCCGCGCTGGCCAGGCAGATACTGGCAGACCACCGCCTGGACACCGTGCAGGAAAGAGCATTGAGAATACTGACTGGTTTTAACGCCGGCACCGGGTACGGGGAGATATGGATAAGAGATTTTAATACGTTCATCAACGGTTCCCTGAAAGTACGCAAGCCGGAGGATGTGAAAGAGGCGCTGCTGCTTTTCTTCAAAGTACAGGGAGCAGACGGTAATATACCGGACGGTGTTATCAAGGAAAAGCAGGCCAATATCGGCTATCAATACGCTTACTCCAACCTGGCCCCGGGATGGGCCAGCCATAAGAACACGGTAGAAACGGACCAGGAATCGTCGCTGATACAGGCGGTGAGAAAGTACATTGAAGCTACCGGCGACCGTGCTGTACTCGGTGAGAAGATCGGTGATCAGACAGTGTTCCAGCGTATGGAAGCGGCGCTGGATTTTGTGTTGGCAGAACGGTGGTCCGCTAAATACGGTCTTGTGAAGGGCGCTACTACCATCGACTGGGGCGATGTGCAGCCGGAGAAAGGATGGGGCGTAGCGCTCAACAAAGAAACCAAATGGGCGATCGATATTTACGACAACGCCATGTTCCTGTCTGCCATTGACGATTTTATGGCGCTGAAGCCTGCCGCTGTCAACGTAAAGAAGAACTGGAAAGAAATAGCAAAAGGTATCAGGAAGAATGTCCGTAAACATCTCTGGGATAACGTTGCCGGAAAATACATCCCGCATATCTATCTGGATGGAAGCCCGTTCCCTGAAACATTCGACGAAAACAAGATACTGTATACCGGAGGTACCACCTGCGCTATCCTGGCCGGGCTGCATGATAAAAAAGAAATCCGCCGCATCAACAACCAGTTTCTGGACGCAGCGGAAAAAGAGAAATTCGCTACCATAGGGATGACGGTATATCCTCCCTACCCGGTGGAAGTGTTTCCTAATATGGCGGCCTATGTTTACCAGAATGCCGGAGACTGGACCTGGTTCGGTGGCCGTATGATCCCTGCTTTAATAAATGCCGACATGCCGGCGGAAGCATATGCTGAAATCATTCCCATGCTCGACCGGGTGATTAAAAACAATGGTTTTTACGAATGGTACGATGTTCAGAATGGTAAAGCCTCTGGTTCCGGCGATTTCCGGGGAGAAGCGGGGGTATTGTATGATGCCGTTGCCGCGCTGAAAAAATGGGCGCAACAGGCGAAATAA
- a CDS encoding DUF4998 domain-containing protein has product MKYTCFIFLWLLGISVWLTSCTKGDAFKKYMEGGEITYPGRVDTVLAQPGYGRIQLLLVPGNDPLVTKFRIFWNSNKDSVEVPAKQHSGKDTLPVLISGLPEGNYNFTVYSYDKDNNRSVIVHVFGTAYGKSYAGTLVNRTLKSVTQSPDGQQIFLNWGEPAAGEQGIEVTYVSAGGTTQKIIAHAGDNRTVLPDYAERSPLTYRSMYKPDTTAFEFFYPELSAVTLPAFERELSKADFKVLPLPTDVKDGGYGWLIDYLWDNNYDVPGFATQSVIPCWFTIDVGTAAPLSRFKVWQAADRLYNQENVKTFELYGSNSPAPDGSWNSWTMIGTYESVKPSGLPVGQLTDDDITFAKNGEPFSVPPGTTAFRYYRFRLLTNWGSAPFMTMGECTFYTHSKK; this is encoded by the coding sequence ATGAAATATACCTGTTTCATCTTCTTATGGCTGCTGGGCATTTCGGTATGGTTAACATCCTGTACCAAAGGAGACGCCTTTAAGAAATATATGGAAGGAGGGGAGATCACCTATCCCGGCCGCGTGGACACCGTGCTGGCGCAACCGGGTTATGGGCGCATACAGTTGCTGCTGGTACCTGGTAACGATCCGCTGGTAACGAAATTCAGGATCTTCTGGAACAGCAATAAGGACTCCGTGGAGGTGCCGGCAAAACAACACAGCGGCAAGGACACATTGCCGGTGCTCATATCCGGCCTGCCTGAAGGCAATTATAATTTTACCGTTTACTCCTACGACAAGGACAACAACAGGTCGGTGATCGTTCATGTCTTCGGAACGGCGTATGGAAAAAGTTATGCGGGTACGCTGGTCAACCGCACGCTGAAGTCGGTCACACAGTCGCCTGACGGCCAGCAGATCTTCCTGAACTGGGGAGAGCCCGCCGCGGGAGAACAGGGGATTGAAGTGACTTATGTCAGCGCCGGCGGAACAACGCAGAAAATAATTGCCCATGCCGGTGACAACCGTACGGTGCTTCCGGATTATGCAGAGCGTTCACCGTTGACCTACCGTTCCATGTATAAACCGGATACGACCGCCTTCGAATTTTTTTACCCGGAGCTGTCGGCAGTCACGCTTCCCGCATTTGAACGGGAACTGTCCAAAGCTGATTTTAAGGTGCTGCCACTGCCCACTGACGTAAAGGACGGTGGCTATGGGTGGCTGATAGATTACCTTTGGGACAACAACTACGACGTGCCCGGTTTTGCCACACAATCGGTCATCCCCTGCTGGTTTACGATAGATGTGGGAACTGCCGCTCCGCTCAGCCGTTTTAAAGTATGGCAGGCAGCCGACAGGTTGTACAACCAGGAGAATGTAAAAACGTTTGAACTATATGGCAGTAACAGCCCTGCGCCGGACGGTAGCTGGAACAGCTGGACCATGATAGGGACGTATGAATCGGTGAAGCCTTCCGGCCTGCCGGTTGGACAGCTGACCGATGATGATATCACTTTCGCCAAAAACGGAGAACCATTTTCAGTGCCTCCGGGAACTACGGCTTTCCGCTATTACCGGTTCAGGCTGTTGACCAATTGGGGCAGCGCTCCTTTTATGACGATGGGAGAATGCACTTTTTATACGCACAGTAAAAAATAA
- a CDS encoding DUF5000 domain-containing lipoprotein yields the protein MKKRIYYLHLFIILFMAGACKQDGNGPVLKDKTAPGPVSNVVVQSLHGAAKISYAVPADADLLYVKALYTARNGTVRETKVSRYNRDLTVAGFGDTSEYKVTVYAVDKSENVSAPVTVTVRPLIPPVWIVRKGLATSADFGGINVKYTNPEEDDLAIVVLSDDSLGRFSPVATQYTNLREGDFSTRNMPDVSTKFGVYVRDRWGNLSDTLHVVLTPLFEQRLDRLKMKGLVLPGDAPIGYGGSIAGLFDGSTTDGFYHSSDAARMPQWFTYDMGQRAKLSRLVWHMRPGFYYSLHNPRVVEIWGSDNPNPDGSFDASWTLLATVTQIKPSGLPEGQLSQADTDAALAGQTVTFPLNTPKVRYIRFKTLKNWSNGTYVNFYEIAMWGDTK from the coding sequence ATGAAAAAAAGAATTTATTACCTGCACCTCTTTATCATACTCTTCATGGCCGGCGCCTGTAAGCAGGATGGGAACGGGCCTGTGCTGAAAGACAAGACAGCCCCGGGACCTGTGAGCAACGTAGTGGTACAAAGCCTGCACGGCGCAGCAAAAATAAGTTACGCCGTTCCTGCAGATGCAGACCTGTTATATGTAAAAGCCCTTTACACAGCCCGCAACGGCACGGTCCGTGAAACAAAAGTAAGCCGCTACAACAGGGACCTGACCGTAGCCGGTTTTGGCGATACCAGCGAATATAAAGTCACGGTGTATGCGGTAGATAAAAGCGAAAATGTTTCCGCGCCGGTGACCGTCACCGTCCGTCCGCTGATACCACCTGTATGGATTGTCAGAAAAGGGCTGGCCACCAGCGCCGATTTCGGGGGCATCAACGTAAAATACACCAACCCGGAAGAAGATGACCTGGCGATCGTTGTGCTTTCGGACGATTCACTGGGCAGGTTCTCCCCGGTGGCTACACAGTATACGAACCTCAGGGAAGGCGATTTTTCAACCAGGAATATGCCCGATGTTTCTACAAAATTTGGCGTGTATGTGCGCGACAGATGGGGCAACCTGTCCGACACCCTGCATGTGGTGCTGACGCCGCTGTTTGAACAACGGCTGGACCGCCTCAAGATGAAAGGCCTGGTACTGCCCGGCGATGCGCCAATAGGATATGGCGGTTCTATTGCCGGCCTTTTCGACGGCAGCACCACCGATGGTTTTTATCACTCCTCCGATGCGGCGAGAATGCCCCAATGGTTTACCTATGACATGGGCCAGCGTGCTAAACTGAGCCGCCTGGTATGGCATATGAGACCGGGATTCTATTACTCGCTGCACAATCCCCGCGTAGTGGAAATATGGGGTTCTGACAATCCCAATCCCGATGGCAGCTTCGACGCCAGCTGGACTTTGCTGGCAACGGTGACGCAGATCAAACCTTCCGGCCTGCCGGAAGGACAGCTTTCGCAGGCAGATACCGATGCGGCGCTGGCGGGGCAAACGGTGACCTTCCCTTTAAATACGCCCAAAGTGCGTTATATCCGGTTTAAGACACTGAAGAACTGGTCGAACGGGACCTATGTGAACTTTTACGAGATCGCAATGTGGGGCGACACCAAGTAA
- a CDS encoding RagB/SusD family nutrient uptake outer membrane protein, translated as MKHLSTNNLSYLSRWLLCLACSTLFACNKYLDIVPDNVPTLDHAFSNRLEAEKYLFTCYAYLPQDDHPDKNPAFSGGDEAWTYWPMTEDFFFLDPYNIARGNQNVAQPYMNYWDGYDGESLWQGIRACNIFLENIGNVRDLQPYERDRWTAEATFLKAYFHWYLLRMYGPIPIADKNLPITASPEEVKVHRQPVDTVVSYIAGLIDAVAGSENSALPAKITNTTTELGRITRAAALAIKARVLVTAASPLFNGNSDFAGMKNKNGQPLFNPQYDATKWEKARIACKQAIDVAQAAGSKLYYFNPTVGTVDPATKIEMNIRNAVCEKWNSELIWGQTSAGTPTYWLQTYACPQLDPNVFNLNLKGKLAPPLKMAELFYTRNGVPVEEDRTWNYAARYQLRTATAKDTGIQEGYRTIGLHFEREPRFYADMAFDGSTWFMKNGNYNIQSKLEQHSGKKQSRLYSVTGYYIKKIVNWNLVYNNTSLEVEAYPWPIIRLGDLYLLYAEASNETGKPADALFYLNQLRARAGLATIEYSWSTYSAKPTKYSTQEGLRDIIRQERTIEMAFEGSRFWDLRRWKTAPQVLNQPVFGWDILQSTYEDYNRRVFLYSPRFVAPRDYFWPIRESNLQINPNLVQNTGW; from the coding sequence ATGAAACATTTATCAACCAACAATTTATCATATCTCTCACGCTGGCTGTTATGCCTTGCCTGCTCCACGCTGTTTGCCTGCAATAAATACCTGGATATCGTTCCTGACAACGTACCCACGCTGGACCATGCCTTCTCCAACCGGCTGGAAGCGGAGAAGTATTTATTTACCTGCTACGCTTACCTGCCACAGGATGACCACCCGGATAAAAATCCTGCCTTCAGCGGCGGAGATGAAGCATGGACCTACTGGCCCATGACGGAAGATTTTTTCTTCCTGGACCCGTACAACATCGCGCGGGGAAACCAAAACGTGGCGCAACCCTACATGAACTACTGGGATGGTTATGACGGAGAGTCGCTCTGGCAGGGTATCAGGGCCTGTAACATCTTCCTGGAGAATATCGGTAATGTGCGGGACCTGCAGCCCTATGAAAGAGACAGATGGACCGCGGAAGCCACCTTTTTAAAAGCCTACTTCCACTGGTACCTGTTGAGAATGTACGGCCCCATCCCCATTGCAGATAAAAACCTGCCCATCACCGCCTCTCCGGAAGAAGTAAAAGTACACCGGCAGCCGGTGGATACGGTAGTGAGTTACATCGCCGGGCTGATCGATGCGGTGGCCGGCAGTGAAAACAGCGCCCTTCCTGCAAAAATCACCAACACAACGACTGAGCTGGGCCGTATCACCAGGGCCGCGGCACTGGCCATAAAGGCGCGGGTGCTGGTAACAGCCGCCAGCCCTCTGTTTAATGGCAACAGTGATTTCGCCGGCATGAAAAATAAAAACGGTCAGCCGCTCTTTAATCCACAGTATGACGCCACTAAATGGGAGAAAGCGCGCATCGCCTGTAAACAGGCCATCGATGTGGCGCAGGCGGCCGGCAGTAAACTGTATTACTTCAATCCCACCGTAGGTACGGTGGACCCGGCCACGAAGATTGAAATGAATATCCGCAACGCCGTTTGCGAAAAATGGAACAGCGAACTGATATGGGGACAAACATCCGCAGGTACGCCCACCTACTGGCTGCAGACCTACGCCTGCCCGCAGCTGGACCCGAACGTGTTTAACCTGAACCTGAAAGGAAAACTGGCGCCTCCGCTGAAGATGGCAGAACTTTTTTATACGCGTAACGGCGTTCCCGTGGAAGAAGACAGGACCTGGAATTACGCCGCCCGCTACCAGCTGCGCACAGCTACGGCAAAAGACACGGGTATCCAGGAAGGATACCGCACCATCGGGCTGCATTTTGAAAGAGAGCCCCGGTTCTATGCCGATATGGCCTTTGACGGGTCTACCTGGTTTATGAAAAACGGGAATTACAATATCCAGAGTAAACTGGAACAACATTCGGGGAAAAAACAAAGCCGCCTGTATTCTGTCACAGGCTACTACATCAAAAAAATTGTCAACTGGAACCTCGTGTACAACAACACCTCGCTGGAAGTAGAGGCTTATCCCTGGCCGATAATACGCCTGGGCGACCTTTACCTGCTGTATGCGGAGGCGTCCAACGAAACAGGCAAGCCGGCCGACGCGCTGTTTTATCTCAATCAGCTGCGGGCCAGGGCAGGACTGGCTACTATTGAATATTCGTGGAGCACGTATTCTGCAAAGCCAACGAAATATTCCACGCAGGAAGGATTGCGGGACATCATCCGGCAGGAAAGAACGATTGAAATGGCTTTTGAAGGCAGCCGCTTCTGGGACCTCCGCCGATGGAAAACGGCGCCGCAGGTATTGAACCAGCCTGTCTTCGGTTGGGATATCCTCCAATCAACCTATGAAGACTACAACCGCAGGGTGTTTTTGTACAGTCCCCGCTTCGTGGCGCCCAGGGACTACTTCTGGCCGATCCGCGAGAGCAACCTGCAAATCAATCCCAACCTCGTGCAAAATACCGGTTGGTAA